Proteins encoded within one genomic window of Tachysurus vachellii isolate PV-2020 chromosome 16, HZAU_Pvac_v1, whole genome shotgun sequence:
- the LOC132859366 gene encoding apoptosis facilitator Bcl-2-like protein 14 codes for MANEVQEQPLNQAELLAQMFPTESLEYKLLLRYVQKKIDSHSTQSNSVGEVKTPTHPQKHHKTQKNKKRKFLKIISCIRPEREDEDCVTRPHRHQATADNCRSDSNQEEVEQIVNKLTKLTDKVNFKSTDIETDSDDLVEQIVELLREHGDKLNEKIEKDHVLMKQLQDSLSYGFFKKLARNFIHRLSPEELPTTQSRKQAEIAITFELTSRLNAMDSHPMNRVLGFGATYLQDYFTPWVNQQGGYEKVFSTDSDTKEEVE; via the exons ATGGCAAACGAAGTACAGGAACAACCTCT GAACCAGGCAGAACTGCTTGCACAGATGTTTCCCACAGAAAGTCTGGAGTACAAACTCCTTTTGAGGTACGTACAGAAGAAAATAGACAGTCATTCCACACAAAGCAACAGTGTGGGCGAGGTGAAGACTCCTACACATCCTCAGAAACAccataaaacacagaaaaataagaaGCGTAAATTTCTGAAGATCATAAGCTGCATTCGGCCAGAGAGGGAAGATGAGGATTGTGTGACTAGACCTCACAGACATCAGGCAACTGCAGACAACTGCAGAT CTGATTCAAACCAGGAAGAAGTTGAACAAATCGTCAACAAGTTGACTAAACTCACAGATAAAGTTAATTTTAAATCTACGGATATAGAAACTGATAGTGACG ATCTTGTGGAGCAAATAGTGGAACTGCTTCGGGAACATGGAGATAAACTTAACGAGAAA ATAGAAAAGGACCACGTGCTTATGAAACAGCTGCAGGACTCTCTGTCATAcggtttctttaaaaaattggCCCGGAACTTCATACACAGACTAAGTCCGGAAGAGCTTCCTACTACACAGAGCCGAAAGCAGGCTGAGATCGCAATCACCTTTGAGCTGACCAGCCGCCTAAATGCCATGGACTCCCATCCTATGAACCGAGTGCTGGGCTTTGGGGCTACATACCTGCAGGACTACTTTACCCCCTGGGTCAACCAACAAGGCGGCTAT gAAAAAGTTTTCAGCACAGAcagtgatactaaagaggaagTCGAATAA